The genomic interval CCTACACCGAGTTCGAGAAGCGCTACTACGAGACGGCCCTCGAGATCCTCGGCCCGGCCGGTCAGCTCCTGACGTCCTTCCACGACTGGGACGACATCGACACCGCCTCGGGCGAAGCGGGGACGTGGGCCACGTCGTATCTCTGGTCGCGGGCGGGCACCATCTACTCGGGCTCGTCGGAGATCCAGAAGAACGTGATCGGCGAGCGCGTGCTCGGTCTCCCCAAGGAGATCCGCGCCGACCGGGTGAAGGCATAGCGCCATGGACTTCGCGTTCACGTCCGACCAGCAACTCCTGAAGAACTCGGCCCGCGCGTTCC from Candidatus Methylomirabilota bacterium carries:
- a CDS encoding acyl-CoA dehydrogenase family protein translates to YTEFEKRYYETALEILGPAGQLLTSFHDWDDIDTASGEAGTWATSYLWSRAGTIYSGSSEIQKNVIGERVLGLPKEIRADRVKA